A genome region from Bdellovibrionota bacterium includes the following:
- a CDS encoding FG-GAP-like repeat-containing protein, with translation MDSLNPVPEESLDLFGHPLFDSNGNPTRYSDEGFRGSNDRSTRQAELSAGPLFESFSYQSTGSWAEVVATGDVNSDGKNDVVVGTSSYFDPDNDKKIHLFLQDDVGHLVKSAKYDTASATVRGIDTGDLNGDGLTDVIVAASTTNSVRVFHQNVAHSLDSGIDHSAGAGPDSVRICRLNEDLLFDAVASNWNSDFLSIFFQDPARQSLSPQTMISIAHAGYDEIDCGDLNHDGLDDILFMRGQGLLADLVVIHQLADGSFGAPVQYVTGTSWASMTHGVAIGDLTGDGRNDIAVSIGGNVPNSWLGLFIQNQEGSFGPVQMLSAYHIPEAIEVADVNGDGRSDVVLGNGGWNTVSIYTQDSCGNLNPFETYAVPYQSHFNPQGLAVSDINSDGKNDISIANYNYGLVSLLGTGARDSSAPILEATSPANRATNVAIDTAISLTFDEEIAPCSGLFFAMKIGNKSAEPLVGHVTINGNIVTADGFGQFPYNKTIEIQVTGAMDMAGNVMEPSKFSFQTVRRK, from the coding sequence GTGGACTCATTGAATCCGGTCCCGGAAGAGAGCTTGGATCTCTTTGGTCATCCTCTATTCGATTCGAACGGAAACCCGACTCGTTATTCCGATGAAGGGTTTCGCGGATCCAACGATCGTTCGACCCGGCAAGCGGAGCTGAGCGCCGGGCCGTTGTTTGAATCCTTTTCCTACCAATCCACCGGATCGTGGGCCGAAGTTGTGGCTACGGGCGATGTTAATTCGGATGGAAAGAATGATGTCGTAGTCGGAACCTCTTCATACTTTGATCCGGACAACGACAAGAAAATACATCTTTTTCTCCAAGACGACGTGGGTCATTTGGTCAAATCGGCGAAATACGACACCGCCAGCGCCACGGTCCGTGGCATCGACACAGGCGATCTGAATGGAGACGGACTGACCGACGTTATCGTCGCCGCTTCTACTACGAACAGCGTGCGCGTGTTTCATCAAAACGTTGCGCATTCGCTGGACAGCGGCATCGATCACTCGGCGGGCGCGGGGCCCGACAGTGTAAGAATCTGTCGACTCAACGAGGATCTATTGTTCGACGCGGTGGCATCGAATTGGAATTCTGATTTTCTTTCGATCTTCTTTCAGGACCCGGCAAGACAATCCCTGAGCCCGCAAACGATGATTTCAATCGCACATGCGGGATACGACGAGATTGACTGTGGCGACCTTAACCATGACGGTTTAGACGACATACTCTTCATGCGCGGGCAGGGCTTACTCGCGGATCTGGTCGTGATTCATCAATTGGCGGATGGGTCCTTCGGCGCGCCCGTCCAGTATGTAACTGGAACTTCATGGGCCAGCATGACCCATGGCGTAGCCATCGGCGACCTCACGGGTGACGGCCGAAACGATATTGCCGTGAGCATCGGAGGAAACGTTCCAAATTCCTGGCTCGGGTTGTTTATCCAAAATCAAGAAGGAAGCTTTGGGCCGGTCCAAATGCTTTCCGCCTATCATATTCCTGAAGCCATCGAAGTAGCCGATGTGAATGGAGACGGTCGTTCCGATGTCGTCCTCGGCAACGGCGGTTGGAATACCGTGTCGATCTATACACAAGATTCTTGTGGGAACTTGAATCCCTTTGAGACATACGCTGTACCGTATCAAAGCCACTTTAATCCACAGGGGTTGGCGGTTTCGGATATCAACTCTGACGGCAAGAACGATATTTCAATTGCCAATTACAATTACGGCTTGGTCTCCTTGTTGGGGACTGGAGCGCGGGATTCCAGCGCCCCAATACTCGAAGCGACCTCTCCAGCCAACAGAGCCACAAATGTGGCCATCGATACGGCTATTTCCCTGACGTTCGACGAAGAGATTGCGCCGTGTTCCGGTCTGTTCTTCGCGATGAAGATTGGGAATAAGAGTGCTGAACCCTTGGTGGGGCATGTAACGATCAACGGAAACATCGTGACGGCGGACGGGTTTGGACAATTCCCATACAACAAGACAATTGAAATTCAGGTAACAGGTGCCATGGACATGGCCGGCAATGTGATGGAGCCCAGCAAGTTTTCG